From the genome of Melitaea cinxia chromosome 12, ilMelCinx1.1, whole genome shotgun sequence, one region includes:
- the LOC123658271 gene encoding serine proteinase stubble produces FACLSPGVVVMSWWWALALLALSAPARAAPRAGSGELFYSYQMSRKSCSVGGARGACMWVQECNRVGGIHAGVCVDGFMFGSCCRLPDKPIVPVTITERPYTAPPSGTHGNSNTPTETSTQTSKPNLQTMRPSFMTKPIDGAPTSYSYRPPEINLPSVDNLEANSEQNSDIVNKITYSSVNKHQNVHRPSSEVETSPHNKISSSLSVISGARPMAVSEQHGDNSISSAHMMSRPNNINTIHWQATTEAAFITKPRPNWEKPVGKPKPTKKFTTTTSKPYKNYMKPKDPTLNMINKTDESAQQPMHTMTATNGVECGVTAMWPRPETRIMGGQDSSFGRWPWQVSVRRNSFFGFSSTHRCGGAIINEGWIATAGHCVDDLLTSQIRIRVGEYDFSSVSEQYPYVERGVARKAVHPKYNFYTYEYDLALVKLDSPIQFAPHISPICLPATDDLLVGANATVTGWGRLSEGGVLPSVLQEVQVPIVSNERCKSMFLRAGRHEFIPDIFLCAGHERGGHDSCQGDSGGPLQVKGKDHKYFLAGIISWGIGCGEANLPGVCTRISKFVPWILQTVNS; encoded by the exons GTTATCAAATGTCGCGCAAGTCGTGCTCGGTGGGAGGTGCGCGCGGTGCGTGCATGTGGGTGCAGGAGTGCAACCGGGTGGGAGGGATACACGCGGGGGTTTGCGTGGATGGGTTCATGTTCGGCTCATGCTGCAGGTTGCCGGACAAACCTATTGTTCCAG TAACGATAACAGAACGGCCGTATACAGCGCCACCAAGCGGAACACACGGCAATTCAAATACACCTACAGAAACTTCGACTCAAACCTCAAAGCCAAACCTGCAAACAATGCGTCCGTCGTTTATGACAAAGCCGATAGATGGCGCGCCTACATCATATAGTTATCGCCCGCCAGAAATCAATTTGCCCTCTGTAGACAATTTAGAAGCGAATAGCGAACAAAATAGTgatatagttaataaaataacatatagcAGTGTAAATAAGCACCAAAATGTACATAGGCCGAGCAGTGAAGTGGAAACTAGTCCCCACAACAAAATTTCGTCTAGTCTTAGCGTAATATCGGGTGCGCGACCTATGGCCGTATCTGAGCAACACGGAGATAACAGCATTTCATCAG CGCATATGATGTCACGACcgaataatataaatacgatACACTGGCAAGCAACGACAGAAGCTGCCTTCATAACGAAACCGAGACCCAATTGGGAAAAGCCCGTGGGAAAACCCaaaccaacaaaaaaattcacaaCCACAACAAGCAAACCATATAAGAACTACATGAAACCTAAAGACCCTACTCTGAATATGATCAATAAAACTGATGAGTCAGCACAACAGCCAATGCATACCATGACTGCGACGAATGGTGTTG AATGTGGTGTAACAGCAATGTGGCCACGACCAGAGACTCGCATAATGGGTGGTCAAGACTCAAGCTTCGGTCGCTGGCCGTGGCAGGTGTCAGTTCGTCGAAATTCCTTCTTCGGGTTCTCATCAACGCATAGATGTGGTGGTGCCATCATCAACGAAGGATGGATCGCGACAGCTGGACACTGTGTTGATGA tctCTTGACATCTCAAATCAGAATACGAGTCGGAGAATACGACTTCTCATCAGTATCAGAGCAGTACCCTTACGTCGAGAGAGGCGTTGCAAGGAAGGCTGTACATCCAAAATACAACTTCTACACATATGAATATGATCTGGCATTAGTGAAGCTAGATTCGCCCATTCAGTTTGCTCCTCATATATCTCCAATATGTCTGCCTGCAACAGATGACCTGTTGGTGGGTGCAAATGCCACGGTTACCGGGTGGGGAAGATTGTCGGAAGGTGGCGTTTTACCGTCAGTTTTACAAGAG GTGCAAGTACCGATAGTATCAAACGAACGATGCAAATCGATGTTCCTCCGAGCGGGCAGACACGAGTTTATCCCCGACATATTTCTCTGCGCTGGTCACGAACGAGGAGGCCATGATTCTTGCCAGGGAGACTCAGGAGGTCCATTACAG GTAAAGGGAAAAGACCACAAATACTTCTTGGCCGGTATTATAAGTTGGGGAATCGGATGTGGTGAAGCGAACTTACCAGGAGTTTGTACGAGAATATCAAAGTTCGTCCCTTGGATATTACAAACAGTAAACTCTTAA
- the LOC123658176 gene encoding uncharacterized protein LOC123658176 has product MQNPYFIEALGQESYTTADVINDLPKCTPENLASPGQTTDSFIDESEHLDPFETFLKLPKDLFPTAAKLGLDPNPLIDECCKLGDIDNNAHWILDLELGVPILPTTRTIAIYDVKNNSIRCQHKPDMVHPGFERCNSDFQKLILRYYNYMTHSWYKGYKIIYKEQSLQDFQPWVMLPMQMYGMCWP; this is encoded by the coding sequence ATGCAAAATCCATATTTCATAGAGGCATTGGGACAAGAGTCATATACTACGGCTGATGTAATTAATGATCTACCTAAATGTACTCCGGAAAATTTAGCATCACCCGGACAAACAACAGATAGTTTTATTGATGAATCGGAGCATTTAGATCCGTTTGAGACCTTTTTAAAATTGCCTAAAGATCTATTTCCAACAGCTGCTAAGCTAGGTCTCGACCCAAATCCATTAATAGATGAGTGCTGTAAATTAGGAGATATAGATAATAATGCACATTGGATTCTAGATTTGGAACTAGGTGTTCCTATTTTACCCACTACTAGAACTATAGCTATATACgatgttaaaaataacagtattcgTTGTCAACACAAACCAGACATGGTACATCCAGGATTTGAGAGGTGTAATAGTGATTTCCAAAAATTAATACTAAGATATTACAATTATATGACACATTCTTGGTACAAAGGGtacaaaatcatttataaaGAACAATCATTGCAAGACTTCCAGCCGTGGGTAATGTTACCAATGCAGATGTATGGGATGTGCTGGCCTTAG